Proteins encoded by one window of Cannabis sativa cultivar Pink pepper isolate KNU-18-1 chromosome 4, ASM2916894v1, whole genome shotgun sequence:
- the LOC133036550 gene encoding uncharacterized protein LOC133036550 yields the protein MHGINDEEQSQSFDDAARRLANWLSLMNNNHQMFFIPWNIGMHWTLVVVAPRKIIHLNPVKGRPIPEEIEQMIGRAFMYIGDAHQYLGPWQGISQANCPRQPKSQECGFYVLKYITDIVARANPNRYIQDQKAFGGKKQYDPKTELLPLQRKWIEQLMAVIHGDD from the exons atgcatgggatcaacgatgaagaacagagtcagtcttttgacgatgcggcaagacgattggctaattggttatcattaatgaacaacaaccaccaaatgttctttattccttggaatatcgg gatgcattggacgctagtggtggttgcgccaaggaaaattatccatttaaaccctgtaaaaggccgcccaattcccgaagaaatagaacaaatgatcggaag ggcattcatgtatataggggacgcacatcagtatcttggcccgtggcaaggaatttcacaagcaaactgtccaagacaacctaaaagccaagaatgcggtttttatgttttgaaatatatcactgacatcgtcgcacgtgccaaccccaaccgttacatacaagatcaaaaagct tttgggggtaagaagcaatacgatccaaaaacagaattgttaccactacagcgaaagtggatcgaacaattgatggcggtgattcacggtgacgattga
- the LOC115712499 gene encoding L-type lectin-domain containing receptor kinase IX.1-like codes for MALFDQSSILFQSHTLRCFVLNKILFLLLLLPEHGNSVFFNFTSFHPNMVDITFQGDSFTSSGALQLTKNQAIGSLAGSAGRASYSQPIRLWEAGTRRLTDFTTHFSFTMQALDKAGYGDGISFFLAPFESGIPFNSSGGYLALFTPEFAFNASGNNSIVAVEFDSFEDPWDPSSDHVGIDINSIISVKNVTWENSIKDGSLANAWVSYDSTSKNLSVFLTYAENPIFVQNSTISHIVDLREFLPEFVRVGFSASTSQFVELHNINSWSFNSSLEVDNGKGKLKQGLWIGLSVGFCVVSIGSGLAWFIFWRREASKEKVVNVKHGGELSMDNEFEKETGPKRFTYDELSRATDNFVEEGKLGEGGFGGVYRGLLKESNTEVAVKRVSRGSKQGKKEYIAEVKIISRLRHRNLVQLIGWCHEQGELLLVYEFLPNGSLDTHLFGNKLMLKWTVRHKIALGIASALLYLHEEWEQCVVHRDIKSSNVMLDSNFNAKLGDFGLARLIDHNELGSQTTVLAGTMGYLAPECVTIGKASKETDVYSFGVVALEISCGRRPVDLKAKPSQTSLVEWVWELYGKGQILEAADERLNKGFDQRQIECLMIVGLWCCHPDHTIRPSIKQVINTLNFEAPLPRLPAKLPVPVYFAPPLDMLRFTYTSDGQTGTINEHTQCTYSSYTTQSSTTSGSGSGGSSRALLNMHTR; via the coding sequence atGGCTCTCTTCGACCAAAGTTCAATCCTCTTTCAATCACATACACTCCGATGTTTTGTTCTTAATAAGATACTCTTCTTACTATTGTTGTTACCCGAACATGGCAATTCAGTTTTCTTCAACTTCACTTCTTTTCATCCAAACATGGTGGACATTACATTCCAAGGAGATTCATTCACATCAAGTGGAGCTCTCCAACTCACAAAGAACCAGGCTATTGGTTCCCTAGCTGGCAGCGCTGGCCGAGCCTCATATTCGCAGCCGATTCGCCTTTGGGAAGCTGGAACAAGAAGGCTCACTGATTTCACTACACACTTCTCCTTTACAATGCAAGCACTTGACAAAGCAGGATATGGGGATGGAATCTCTTTCTTCCTTGCACCTTTTGAGTCTGGAATTCCCTTCAATTCAAGTGGTGGTTACCTTGCTTTGTTTACTCCTGAATTTGCTTTCAATGCCTCTGGCAATAACAGCATTGTTGCTGTTGAATTTGATAGCTTTGAAGACCCATGGGATCCTAGCTCTGATCATGTGGGAATAGACATTAATTCCATAATATCAGTGAAAAATGTCACATGGGAAAATAGCATAAAAGATGGATCACTAGCAAATGCATGGGTAAGTTACGACTCTACTAGCAAAAATTTGAGTGTGTTTTTAACTTATGCTGAGAATCCTATCTTTGTACAAAATTCTACAATTTCTCATATTGTTGATTTGAGAGAGTTTTTGCCTGAATTTGTTAGAGTTGGTTTCTCTGCTTCTACCAGTCAATTTGTTGAGTTACACAACATAAATTCTTGGTCATTCAACTCAAGCTTGGAGGTTGATAATGGGAAAGGGAAATTGAAACAGGGATTGTGGATTGGGTTATCTGTGGGGTTTTGTGTTGTGAGCATTGGATCAGGCCTTGCTTGGTTCATATTTTGGAGAAGAGAGGCTAGTAAAGAAAAAGTAGTTAATGTGAAACATGGAGGTGAATTATCTATGGACAATGAATTTGAGAAAGAAACTGGACCTAAGAGGTTCACTTATGATGAACTAAGCAGAGCAACAGACAACTTTGTTGAAGAAGGAAAGTTAGGTGAAGGCGGATTCGGAGGCGTCTACAGAGGTTTACTAAAAGAATCCAATACAGAAGTAGCAGTTAAAAGGGTGTCAAGAGGATCAAAGCAAGGGAAAAAAGAGTACATAGCAGAAGTGAAAATCATTAGCCGTTTGAGGCATAGAAATTTGGTTCAACTCATTGGTTGGTGTCACGAACAAGGCGAACTCCTCCTCGTCTATGAATTCTTACCCAATGGAAGCCTTGACACTCATCTCTTTGGCAACAAGCTtatgctgaaatggacagtgagACACAAAATAGCCCTAGGCATAGCCTCTGCCTTGTTATACCTTCATGAAGAGTGGGAACAATGTGTGGTCCATAGAGATATCAAGTCAAGCAATGTTATGTTAGACTCAAACTTCAATGCAAAGCTAGGAGATTTCGGCCTAGCCAGACTCATAGACCACAACGAGTTAGGGTCACAAACAACCGTTTTGGCTGGCACAATGGGGTACTTAGCACCTGAATGTGTCACAATAGGAAAGGCTAGTAAAGAAACCGATGTGTACAGCTTTGGAGTGGTTGCACTTGAGATCAGTTGTGGGAGAAGACCAGTTGATCTTAAAGCAAAGCCAAGCCAAACAAGCCTTGTGGAATGGGTTTGGGAGCTATATGGAAAAGGCCAAATCCTTGAAGCTGCAGATGAGAGACTAAATAAAGGGTTTGATCAAAGACAAATTGAGTGTTTAATGATAGTTGGCTTATGGTGTTGCCATCCTGACCACACAATTAGACCCTCTATAAAACAAGTTATAAATACACTCAATTTTGAAGCTCCCTTGCCTAGACTTCCGGCAAAGTTGCCGGTGCCGGTGTATTTTGCTCCGCCTTTGGATATGCTTAGGTTCACTTATACATCAGATGGGCAAACTGGAACCATTAATGAACATACTCAATGTACTTATAGTAGCTATACTACTCAGTCATCAACTACTTCTGGTTCTGGATCTGGAGGCTCTTCTAGAGCTCTGCTAAATATGCATACACGTTGA